In Lysobacter luteus, a single window of DNA contains:
- the ttcA gene encoding tRNA 2-thiocytidine(32) synthetase TtcA — MNTPLPLLDPAPTGAADTLPLAEPLPRAGELERLGKRLRHQVGQAIADFGMIEDGDRVMVCLSGGKDSYTMLDVLLQLQKKAPVSFSITAVNLDQKQPEFPAHVLPGYLESIGVDYRILEQDTYSVVTRVVPEGKTMCSLCSRLRRGALYTFAAEHGFTKIALGHHRDDLVATFFLNLFFHAKVSGMPPKLLSDDGRHVVIRPLAYVAEADIGRYARLKDFPIIPCNLCGSQENLQRKQVQRMMADWERETPGRVETIARALGDIRPSQLSDPKLFDFLGLAPRPATAD, encoded by the coding sequence ATGAACACCCCCTTGCCCCTGCTTGACCCGGCGCCCACCGGCGCCGCCGACACCCTGCCGCTGGCCGAGCCGCTCCCGCGCGCGGGCGAGCTGGAGCGCCTGGGCAAGCGCCTGCGGCACCAGGTCGGCCAGGCGATCGCCGACTTCGGAATGATCGAGGACGGCGACCGGGTGATGGTCTGCCTGTCCGGCGGCAAGGACAGCTACACGATGCTGGACGTGCTGCTGCAGCTGCAGAAGAAGGCGCCGGTGTCGTTCTCGATCACCGCGGTCAACCTCGACCAGAAGCAGCCCGAATTCCCCGCGCACGTGCTGCCGGGCTACCTCGAATCGATCGGGGTCGACTACCGGATCCTCGAGCAGGACACCTACTCGGTGGTCACCCGCGTCGTCCCCGAGGGCAAGACGATGTGCTCGCTGTGCTCGCGGCTGCGGCGTGGCGCGCTGTACACCTTCGCCGCCGAGCACGGGTTCACGAAAATCGCCCTGGGCCACCACCGCGATGACCTGGTGGCGACCTTCTTCCTCAACCTGTTCTTCCATGCCAAGGTCTCGGGCATGCCGCCAAAGCTGCTCAGCGACGACGGCCGGCATGTAGTGATCCGGCCGCTCGCGTACGTCGCCGAAGCCGACATCGGCCGCTACGCGCGGCTGAAGGATTTCCCGATCATCCCGTGCAACCTGTGCGGTTCGCAGGAGAACCTGCAGCGCAAGCAGGTGCAGCGGATGATGGCCGACTGGGAGCGCGAGACCCCGGGGCGGGTCGAAACCATCGCCCGCGCGCTGGGCGACATCCGGCCGTCCCAGCTCAGCGACCCGAAGCTGTTCGATTTCCTCGGCCTGGCACCCCGTCCCGCCACCGCCGACTGA
- a CDS encoding recombination-associated protein RdgC yields the protein MFFRNLTFFRFPSTTKLDDLDAGLDQCQLKPVGPLELSSRGFVSPYGRDAEVLAGRQGDAIWITIGGEDRLLPGAVVNEMLARKLDEIEQKEGRRPGGRTRKRLKDELITDLMPRAFIKPSRTDALLDTGHGVIAIDSSSRKSAENVCSEVRRALGSFPALPLNAEIAPRSILTGWVAGEPLPDGLSIGDECELRDPVDQGAVVKVQRMDLHSDEIARHLETGKQVTRLALSLDDHVSFVLGDDLVVRKFKLLDGAVDELDNNNADDARAELDARFALMSAEVKRLFAVLESAMKLSKAD from the coding sequence ATGTTCTTCCGCAACCTGACCTTCTTCCGCTTTCCCTCCACCACCAAGCTCGACGATCTCGACGCCGGCCTGGACCAGTGCCAGCTCAAGCCGGTCGGTCCGCTTGAGCTGTCCAGCCGCGGCTTCGTGTCGCCGTACGGGCGTGACGCGGAGGTCCTGGCCGGGCGCCAGGGCGATGCCATCTGGATCACCATCGGCGGCGAGGACCGGCTGCTGCCGGGCGCGGTGGTCAACGAAATGCTTGCCCGCAAGCTCGACGAGATCGAGCAGAAGGAAGGCCGCCGCCCGGGCGGACGCACCCGCAAGCGGCTCAAGGACGAGTTGATCACCGACCTGATGCCGCGCGCGTTCATCAAGCCCAGCCGCACCGATGCCCTGCTCGACACCGGCCACGGCGTCATCGCGATCGATAGTTCCAGCCGCAAGTCGGCCGAGAACGTTTGCAGCGAGGTGCGGCGCGCGCTCGGCAGCTTCCCGGCGCTGCCACTCAACGCCGAGATCGCGCCGCGCTCGATCCTGACCGGCTGGGTCGCCGGCGAGCCGCTGCCCGACGGGCTGTCGATCGGCGACGAATGCGAGCTGCGCGACCCGGTCGACCAGGGCGCGGTGGTCAAGGTGCAGCGCATGGACCTGCACAGCGACGAGATCGCCCGCCACCTGGAAACCGGCAAGCAGGTCACCCGGCTGGCGCTGAGCCTGGACGACCATGTCTCGTTCGTGCTCGGCGACGACCTGGTGGTGCGCAAGTTCAAGCTGCTCGACGGCGCGGTCGACGAGCTCGACAACAACAACGCCGATGACGCGCGCGCCGAGCTGGATGCGCGTTTCGCGCTGATGAGCGCCGAGGTCAAGCGGCTGTTCGCCGTGCTGGAATCGGCGATGAAGCTGAGCAAGGCGGACTAG
- the cfa gene encoding cyclopropane fatty acyl phospholipid synthase has protein sequence MLGRADIRIDGGRPWDMRLHDPGALERALAEGNLGLGEAYMAGAWDCERLDAFFDHLLRAHIDREVQPARLAWHALQVRLFNRQNRTRAWQVGRAHYDLGNDFYEAMLDPLMAYSCGYWRDVDTLAAAQEAKLELICRKLRLQSGMRLLDIGCGWGSFMGYAARHHGVEGVGVTVSREQAEWARERYAGLPLTFRLQDYRELDDRFDAIVSVGMFEHVGRKNHRQYMEVAARCLADDGLFLLHTIGKNRRDAVPDRWIDKHIFPNGETPSIGQIGDAIDGVFVCEDLHNFGADYDRTLMAWHDNFEAAWPRFAERLGETFRRKWRYYLLSCAGAFRARELQLWQWVLSKDGVRGGYRRPQ, from the coding sequence ATGCTCGGCCGGGCCGACATCCGCATCGACGGCGGCCGCCCGTGGGACATGCGGTTGCACGACCCCGGCGCGCTCGAGCGTGCGCTGGCGGAAGGCAACCTCGGGCTCGGCGAGGCGTACATGGCCGGCGCCTGGGACTGTGAGCGGCTCGACGCGTTCTTCGACCACCTGCTGCGCGCCCACATCGACCGCGAGGTGCAGCCGGCGCGGCTGGCGTGGCATGCCCTGCAGGTCCGCCTGTTCAACCGGCAGAACCGCACCCGCGCCTGGCAGGTCGGCCGCGCCCACTACGACCTCGGCAACGACTTCTACGAGGCCATGCTCGACCCGTTGATGGCCTACTCCTGCGGCTACTGGCGCGATGTCGACACGCTGGCGGCGGCGCAGGAGGCCAAGCTCGAACTGATCTGCCGAAAGCTGCGGCTGCAATCGGGGATGCGGTTGCTCGACATCGGCTGTGGGTGGGGCAGCTTCATGGGCTACGCGGCGCGCCACCACGGCGTCGAAGGCGTCGGCGTGACGGTTTCCAGGGAGCAGGCGGAGTGGGCACGCGAGCGTTACGCCGGGCTGCCGCTGACGTTCCGGCTGCAGGACTACCGCGAGCTGGATGACCGCTTCGACGCGATCGTCAGCGTCGGCATGTTCGAACACGTCGGGCGCAAGAACCACCGCCAGTACATGGAGGTCGCCGCGCGCTGCCTGGCCGACGACGGGCTCTTCCTGCTGCACACGATCGGCAAGAACCGGCGCGACGCGGTGCCCGACCGCTGGATCGACAAGCACATCTTCCCCAATGGCGAGACACCCTCGATCGGCCAGATCGGCGACGCGATCGATGGCGTGTTCGTCTGCGAGGACCTGCACAACTTCGGCGCCGACTACGACCGCACGCTGATGGCCTGGCACGACAACTTCGAGGCGGCCTGGCCGCGCTTCGCCGAGCGGCTGGGCGAGACGTTCCGGCGCAAGTGGCGCTACTACCTGCTGTCGTGCGCCGGCGCCTTCCGCGCGCGCGAACTGCAGCTGTGGCAATGGGTGTTGTCGAAGGACGGCGTGCGCGGCGGCTACCGCCGGCCGCAATAG
- the plsB gene encoding glycerol-3-phosphate 1-O-acyltransferase PlsB gives MSPMPKQTPLPFPGADPDGDARRPAADTEAVADAAADAALPVPPAGEPLATPDERVAAAVIAPEPLAWHDAEPLAEAADHPSTAEPRAGAGAGAGQFEPGSTLGGTPGRTAPPATQDELPMPPPVAEPRTPLVRRSSDAQRRPWWSRLLGRVMEPWVSLTLEPADPVNHAPELEGRPVCYVLEDYGLSNALILDRACRETGLPSPLQPLPGDPIGRKRAYVALSRRNVSALAPLQQSLGSAPPSAKTHSGSLARLLEAHREDPALDVQLVPVSIFVGRAPDKQSGWFSVLFSENWALVGRFRRLLAIALNGRDTTVRFAPPVSLRSIIAEDLPPERTVRKLSRVLRTHFRLIRAAVIGPDLSTRRLLVDRVLTAPPVKDAIADQARRDNSSPAEAWKKAHGYAYEIAADYSHPVVRSASFLLTFVWNRIYRGVLVHHLDKLKQAAPGHEVVYVPCHRSHMDYLLLSYLLYTKGIVPPHIFAGINLNLPVIGTVLRKGGAFFARRSFRGNALYSAVFREYMAQLVAGGYSIEYFIEGGRSRTGRLLPPKGGTLAMTVRAYLRQPTRPVLFQPIYIGYEKLMEGNSYLDELTGKPKEKESIWQLLTGIPKVLRSNYGQVVVNFGEPIRLGEVLAEHATGWDGSAVSDDDKPIWLSNTVDALADRIQVNVNRAADVNPINLLALALLSTPKHAMGESDLLAQIALSKTLLAELPYSDRVTVTPHAPAEIVAHGEEINVLTRTVHPLGDVLHVGGDKAVLLSYFRNNVLHLFTAAAWVACCFQNNRRMAQDSVLRLGRSVYPFLQSELFLPWSDDEFVGRLTGTIDVFVREGLLERVNDEDGGILARNTGQSDEVFRLRAIGHSLQQAFERYYIAISVLAKNGAGTLSAGELESLCQLAAQRLSLLYAPAAPEFFDKTLFRGFIQKLRQLKLVWVDENGKLAFDQRLEAWARDAKFILGRELRHSIEKVSPEAARPDSEAMPAD, from the coding sequence ATGTCGCCGATGCCGAAACAGACCCCATTGCCGTTCCCCGGCGCCGACCCGGACGGCGACGCCCGGCGCCCGGCCGCCGACACCGAAGCGGTGGCCGATGCCGCGGCCGACGCCGCGCTGCCGGTCCCGCCAGCGGGCGAGCCGCTGGCCACGCCGGACGAACGCGTCGCCGCCGCGGTGATCGCGCCCGAGCCGCTGGCCTGGCACGACGCGGAACCGCTGGCCGAGGCCGCCGACCACCCGTCGACCGCCGAGCCGCGCGCCGGCGCCGGCGCCGGCGCCGGCCAGTTCGAGCCCGGCTCCACGCTCGGTGGCACGCCTGGCCGCACCGCGCCGCCTGCTACCCAGGACGAGCTGCCGATGCCGCCGCCGGTGGCCGAACCACGCACGCCCCTCGTGCGCCGTTCGTCCGATGCCCAGCGCCGCCCATGGTGGTCGCGCCTGCTGGGCCGGGTGATGGAGCCGTGGGTGTCGCTGACGCTCGAGCCTGCCGACCCGGTCAACCACGCCCCGGAGCTCGAGGGCCGGCCGGTCTGTTACGTGCTGGAGGACTACGGCCTGTCCAACGCGCTGATCCTCGACCGGGCCTGCCGCGAGACCGGCCTGCCCTCGCCGCTGCAGCCGCTGCCGGGTGACCCGATCGGACGCAAGCGGGCCTACGTGGCGCTGTCGCGCCGCAACGTCAGTGCGCTGGCGCCACTGCAGCAGTCGCTGGGCAGCGCGCCGCCGTCGGCCAAGACCCACTCCGGCTCGCTCGCCCGGTTGCTGGAAGCGCACCGCGAGGACCCGGCGCTGGACGTCCAGCTGGTCCCCGTGTCGATCTTCGTCGGCCGCGCGCCGGACAAGCAGAGCGGCTGGTTCAGCGTGCTGTTCTCGGAGAACTGGGCGCTGGTCGGGCGTTTCCGCCGGCTGCTGGCGATCGCCCTCAACGGCCGCGACACCACCGTGCGCTTCGCCCCGCCGGTCAGCCTGCGCTCGATCATCGCCGAGGACCTGCCGCCCGAGCGCACCGTCCGCAAACTCTCGCGCGTGCTGCGCACCCATTTCCGGCTGATCCGTGCTGCGGTGATCGGCCCCGACCTGTCGACCCGGCGGCTGCTGGTCGACCGCGTGCTGACCGCCCCGCCGGTCAAGGATGCGATCGCCGACCAGGCCCGGCGCGACAACTCCAGCCCGGCCGAGGCCTGGAAGAAGGCCCACGGCTACGCCTACGAGATCGCCGCCGACTACTCGCACCCGGTCGTGCGGTCGGCCAGCTTCCTGCTGACCTTCGTCTGGAACCGGATCTACCGCGGCGTGCTCGTCCATCACCTGGACAAGCTCAAGCAGGCCGCGCCGGGCCACGAGGTGGTCTACGTGCCGTGCCACCGCAGCCACATGGACTACCTGCTGCTGAGCTACCTGCTCTACACCAAGGGCATCGTGCCGCCGCACATCTTCGCCGGCATCAACCTCAACCTGCCGGTCATCGGCACCGTGCTGCGCAAGGGCGGCGCGTTCTTCGCCCGCCGCAGCTTCCGCGGCAACGCGCTGTATTCGGCGGTGTTCCGCGAGTACATGGCGCAGCTGGTCGCGGGTGGCTACTCGATCGAGTACTTCATCGAGGGCGGACGCTCGCGCACCGGCCGGCTGCTGCCGCCCAAGGGCGGCACCCTGGCGATGACCGTGCGCGCCTACCTGCGCCAGCCGACCCGGCCGGTGCTGTTCCAGCCCATCTACATCGGCTACGAGAAGCTGATGGAGGGCAACAGCTACCTCGACGAGCTCACCGGCAAGCCGAAGGAAAAGGAGTCGATCTGGCAGCTGCTCACCGGCATCCCCAAGGTGCTGCGCAGCAACTACGGCCAGGTGGTGGTCAACTTCGGCGAGCCGATCCGGCTGGGCGAGGTGCTGGCCGAGCATGCGACCGGGTGGGACGGCAGCGCGGTGTCGGACGACGACAAGCCGATCTGGCTGTCCAACACGGTCGATGCGCTGGCCGACCGGATCCAGGTCAACGTCAACCGCGCCGCCGACGTGAATCCGATCAACCTGCTGGCGCTGGCGCTGCTGTCCACCCCCAAGCACGCGATGGGCGAGTCCGACCTGCTCGCGCAGATCGCGCTGTCCAAGACCCTGCTGGCCGAGCTGCCTTACTCGGACCGGGTCACCGTCACCCCGCACGCGCCGGCCGAGATCGTCGCCCACGGCGAGGAGATCAACGTGCTGACGCGCACCGTCCACCCGCTCGGCGACGTGCTGCACGTCGGCGGCGACAAGGCGGTGCTGCTGAGCTACTTCCGCAACAACGTGCTGCACCTGTTCACGGCGGCGGCCTGGGTGGCCTGCTGCTTCCAGAACAACCGGCGGATGGCGCAGGACAGCGTGCTCCGGCTGGGGCGCAGCGTGTACCCGTTCCTGCAGTCCGAGCTGTTCCTGCCGTGGAGCGACGACGAGTTCGTCGGCCGGCTCACCGGCACGATCGACGTGTTCGTCCGCGAGGGCCTGCTGGAGCGGGTCAACGACGAGGACGGCGGCATCCTCGCGCGCAACACCGGGCAGAGCGACGAGGTGTTCCGCCTGCGCGCGATCGGCCACTCGCTGCAACAGGCGTTCGAGCGCTACTACATCGCGATTTCGGTGCTGGCCAAGAACGGCGCGGGCACGCTGTCGGCCGGCGAGCTCGAGAGCCTGTGCCAGCTCGCCGCGCAGCGCCTGAGCCTGCTGTACGCGCCGGCCGCGCCGGAGTTCTTCGACAAGACCCTGTTCCGCGGCTTCATCCAGAAGCTGCGCCAGCTCAAGCTGGTCTGGGTCGACGAGAACGGCAAGCTGGCATTCGACCAGCGGCTGGAGGCTTGGGCGCGCGACGCCAAATTCATCCTCGGCCGCGAACTGCGCCACAGCATCGAGAAGGTCAGTCCGGAGGCGGCGCGGCCCGACAGCGAGGCGATGCCGGCCGACTGA
- a CDS encoding YdcH family protein has translation MTESDDPAEIARRLAALRLEHRDLDVAISGLSTLAGHDDLALKRLKRRKLQLKDAIARLESALIPDEPA, from the coding sequence ATGACCGAAAGCGATGATCCCGCCGAGATTGCCCGACGCCTGGCCGCGCTGCGGCTGGAGCACCGCGACCTCGACGTCGCGATCAGCGGCCTGTCGACCCTCGCCGGCCACGACGACCTCGCCCTCAAGCGCCTGAAGCGCCGCAAGCTGCAACTCAAGGACGCGATCGCCCGGCTGGAAAGCGCGCTGATCCCCGACGAGCCGGCATAA